The genomic DNA AATTTCTATATTTTTTTTTAAAATTTTCAATTTCTGCTTTACTGTTTGAAGTTTCAATTCTAACTTTTTCAGCAAGTTTATTTTCTTCAAAAATGGCAATTTTTGTATGTGTATTACCAACATCTATAATTAAATTCATAATCTTTAATGAAAAACAAATTTACAAAACGAACTTAAAAAACGATTGTAATTAATTGATATTATGTTTATTTAACGAAAATTTAAAATTAGAAATTAAGCTGAAAATAAATTAAAATTAAAATTTTCTAAATTTTCTTTTGCAAGTATTAAAATTGAGACTATATTTGCACTCGCATTTTTATGCAACTGGTGCCTTAGCTCAGTTGGTAGAGCAAAGGACTGAAAATCCTTGTGTCCCTGGTTCGATTCCTGGAGGCACCACCACTAAAAAGCCTTAAACATTTGATTTCAAATGCTTTAAGGTTTTTTTGGTTTTAAAAAGCTACAACATTAGGGACACTTTAACCGTAAGATTCTAGATCTGGGCATTTAACTCTTTTGATAATTGAAAAAAAGCCACTATCTCCATTTAAGCTAAACAAATCCATACTTACGGTATAAACCTTAACCGTTTAAAAAAGTTGCGATATACCGTAAAATATGTTTGCTAACCGGTACAAAATGATTATGTTTGGTATATATAACCGTTATTGTTAATGCTGCGCTACGCTTGCATTAACAATAACCCGACGAGGGCTTCGCCCGAGTTATTTTAAACTTACAGATATTTGCAATATCTTACAGTTCAAAACAACTCATAACCCTCGTCGGGTTGGCAATAATTAAAAACCACAAAACACCCACCACTAATGGAATCTAAATTTCGTGAACTTAATAAATTATTTGATGATTATGTGAACAATTACATTCGAGAGTATGGCGAACGAAATTCAGGTAAAATCATTAATACTATTAAGACATCAAAACATACTTCGAATTTGATTAATCAAAGTGCTTCAAAAAGAGTAATTCCATCAGCAAATGATTTCAAGTCAACAACTCTAGGTAATTTATCTTTGTCTTTCGCAAGAACAGCAAAAGTAAGATTTGCTACCTTAATTTTATTATACATTTGGCATAACGAAGTTCAGATACCACTTAACCTAGGATCTGAGGCCGATACAATTTCACTTTTAAATAGAATCCTTAATACGACTAACTAATTAGAGTTAACGTGTATAATTTGAGAAAACCAAAATCCAAACCTGATTTTATCTATATGACTGAAATTCCTTTACTGACTTTTGACAAATTATTTGACCTAGTTGAGGAAAATCAATTCGAAAACGAAATTGACAGAAATGTATTTAATAAACTGACTAAAAAAGTAAAAACGGAATAAAAACTATTGCCAACAAAGAACTGAGTTAAAAAACAAGCAATTTTAAGCTAATTTTGAAACAAAGTTTTCATCATAAGGCAACCCACTTTTTGCAATAGCAAAAGCTTGTTTTAATAGTGTATTTGCCACAGCTATTAATGCTAGTTTTTTACTCTTTCCTTTGACTACTACTCTGTCAAACAATGCTTTACGAGATTTATTGTATTTATAGGCTGAAAAGACTGCTAAAAACAATAACTTTCTAAGTTTTTTATCACCTACTTTACTTATGCGACTTCGTCCTTGCACACTACTTCCTGATTCCCGAATGGTTGGTGTAATAACTACAAAGTTGTGATGCTGTTTTAAACTTTTTAAATCCAGATTCATCATTTTTTAATTGAATGTGACCTTTTGCTTTACTGTATATATCAAATACAGATTTACTAATGTCGATACCATAAATTTTTCTATCTTTAGTCATAAGAACTGAATTTTGGAAAGAACAAATGCTACTCACATTTCAACAACTTGAAAACGAGATCTAAGTCTCACAGAACTGAACGAAGTTTAAGCAGAAAAAGAGAGCGGATTATCAATGTTATCGAAGTCTAAAGCTTCACCGTATAAAGTAACCTTAATCCTCTCTTTTGTTCTTTCTAATTAATATTTAAATTTAGTGAATTACAAACTTAAGACGTGTATAATTCATTGCTAGTTAGAGCTTACTTACGAAAGTCCTCGCGGACTTTCTATCTGTGATTTATTTGCTAACTTTAGTGCTTAAAGCACGCAACTAACCATACACAAAACCGTTGTACATAATTTTGACCCGTCCTGAATAAAGGCTACATAATTTTAAACATTATGTACAAAAACGACAAAGTAATTAGACGGTATTCAGAACCTTTTAAATTAAAAATTTTAGCCGAACTTACAACCGGAAAACACACAAAAAGCGAACTTTGTAAACTCTACTCTATTGCACCTACAACTGTAAACGAGTGGATTAAAAAATACAATCGTAAAGACTTAATGAACACCAGAGTAAAAGTGGAAACTAAAGACGAAATATCTAGAATTAAAGCGCTACAAAAAGAGAATGAAAAACTTAAAAAGCTACTGCTTAAAAAGGATCTCGATGCTATGGTAGAAGAATCTTACCTGGAAGTAGCTGCTGAAAAATTAGGATATAAAAATGTTCAGCAACTTAAAAAAAAACTCAATATCTAGCCTTTATTAAAACTAGAAATAGAGCTAAGGGATTTGCTTCTTTATCAACTATAGCTAGTTGTTTTGGACTTAAACGTGATGCGTATTATAAATACAAATCTAGAGCTGATAAACGTTTAAAAATAGAACAACAAATTATAGAAATTGTAAGTAAAAGACGTAAATCCCTTCCTAGAGAAGGCGTGCGTAAACTCGAAAAATCACTAAAAGACGATTTTATCAAAGCTAACTTAAAAGTTGGTAGAGATGCTTTGTTTAACGTGCTTAGAAAACACCAAATGCTGACTCTTAGAAAGAAAACTAGTGCCAAAACAACGAATTCTTATCATCGCTTTTACAAATATAATAACCTGATAAAAGATATGGAAATTACAAGGCCAAATCAAGTGTGGGTAAGTGATATAACATACATAAGAACTATTAAAGGTTTTTGTTATCTCGCTTTAATAACAGATATGCACTCTCGCAAAATTGTTGGCTATGATCTTAGTGATAGCTTGGAACTAAAAGGATGTGTAAGAGCGTTAAATAAAGCTATTTATCAAGCTAAAAACATTAAACAACTTATTCATCATTCCGATAGAGGAATACAGTATTGCAGCAATGTGTACAC from Lacinutrix sp. 5H-3-7-4 includes the following:
- a CDS encoding IS3 family transposase translates to MKTRNRAKGFASLSTIASCFGLKRDAYYKYKSRADKRLKIEQQIIEIVSKRRKSLPREGVRKLEKSLKDDFIKANLKVGRDALFNVLRKHQMLTLRKKTSAKTTNSYHRFYKYNNLIKDMEITRPNQVWVSDITYIRTIKGFCYLALITDMHSRKIVGYDLSDSLELKGCVRALNKAIYQAKNIKQLIHHSDRGIQYCSNVYTQILKSKKIDISMTEENHCYENAMAERVNGILKDEFYLDQTFDNVAHAKRAAKNAINLYNEVRLHLSLDYKTPNMVYKLSA
- a CDS encoding transposase, producing MYKNDKVIRRYSEPFKLKILAELTTGKHTKSELCKLYSIAPTTVNEWIKKYNRKDLMNTRVKVETKDEISRIKALQKENEKLKKLLLKKDLDAMVEESYLEVAAEKLGYKNVQQLKKKLNI